Genomic DNA from Alistipes indistinctus YIT 12060:
GAAGCTGGGGGAGAGCGCCGCCGAATGGTCGAACGCTTTGGCTATTTCCCACGGCAGTCCTTTGGCGATGCAGGTGCGTTGCAGGTCGCGTGCGGTGAAATCGATGCCCAGTCCCACTTCGGAGTAATAGCGCGGGGCAAAACGTTCGCCGATCGCACGGCCCACGCGGTTGATCTTGACGACCAGTTCCGTTTCGTAATGTACTTCCCGGCTGAAATCGGGCACGTAGAAAGGGTCGTTGTTGCGCAATAACGCCGTGTCGGGCTTCAGGAAGAATTGCGGGGCGTCGGGCAGCTCCCGCGTGTGGTCGAGCTCCACGACATGCTCGGCGTAGTTGCGTCCGATGCAGATGATTTTCATTGCCTTTCCGGTTTCGGTATTTGCTTCTTTTATTTTGATGCGGGGCTGTCGGGTGATGTGGAAGTGCCGGTGGCGCCGGACGGATCCTGTGCCGCCGACAGTACACGGGATGCTCCGTTGTTTGCCGTGTGAGCCGATTTTTCTCCGCGCTTTTCGTTCAGGTCTTTGTGCAGCAACTCCACCATACGCGCTGCAAAACGGTCGGACGGATTTTTTTGTCCGATCAGCCGTTGCAATTCAGCATAGTCGGCGAGCATTTTTTCGTGTTTCGCGCCGCCCGGCAGGATCGCTGACAGTTCTTCGGTCGCATTTTTCA
This window encodes:
- a CDS encoding fumarylacetoacetate hydrolase family protein — protein: MKIICIGRNYAEHVVELDHTRELPDAPQFFLKPDTALLRNNDPFYVPDFSREVHYETELVVKINRVGRAIGERFAPRYYSEVGLGIDFTARDLQRTCIAKGLPWEIAKAFDHSAALSPSFIPLAELGGNVQNLHFEMKLNGETRQLGFTGDMLFPVDRIIAYVSRFITLKMGDLIYTGTPVGVGPVQPGDRLTASLEGYTLLDFDIH